Below is a genomic region from Lonsdalea populi.
CGCCCTGCTGCTGGCGCTCGGTATCGGGACGACCGACGCCGCCACGCTGGAACAGGCGCTGGCGGCGGCTGAGCGCTATTCCGCCGAACTCTCCGCCAACCAGCATCAGGTCAGCGCGTTGAGCAATATGGCCGACGCCGCCATGCAACTGCCTGACCCGAAGCTGAAAATCGGCATAGAGAACCTGCCCGTGAGCGGCGGCAACGCCCACCGCTTCACCCGCTCCGACATGACCATGCAGCGCGTCGGCGTCATGCAGGACTACGTCAGTCACGATAAACGCGAGCGCAAAGCGCAGACGATCCGCGCCGAAGCCGCACAGGTCGCCGCCGCGAAAGGCGTCATCCGCGCCTCGCTGCAGCAGGATACCGCGCAGGCGTGGTTCGAACTGGCGCTGGCGGAACGCACGCTGGCGGCGGTGGATCGCGCGATAGCGCAGACCGAGCGCCAACTCCCCGCACAGACGGCCGGCGTCGGGGCCGGCGAAGCGACCGCCGCCGGCGTGCTGGACGTCCGTCTGACGCTCAGCGAGATGCGAAGCCGGCGCGACAACGCCCGCAGCGATATCGACGCGGCGCGCGCCAGACTCCGGCAGCTCACCGGCGCGGATATCGCTTCCGCGACCGGCGCGTTTCCGCCCATCGATCGCGCGCCGGTGGATGAAAACGTGCTGCTGGAGAACGTCGGTCTGCACCCGGCGGTCGTTCAGGCCGCGCGGGAGGCGGAGGTCGCCGGCGCCAAATCCGCCGAGTCCGCCGTGGCCGCGCGGTCCGACGTCGGGGTGGAGGTCTATTTCGCCAAGCGCGCCGACGGTCTGGAAAACATGGGCGGCGTGATGCTCACCGTCGATCTGCCGCTGTTCACCTCTCAGCGTCAGGACAAAGCGCACGCGGCCGATATCTCCCGCGCTTATGAGGCCAACGACCAGCTACAGCTGCAAAAACGGGCGCAGCGGGCGCAGATCGCCACGCTGTTTTCCCAATATCGCGCGGCGAAATCCATTTTCGAGCGTCAGACCGGCGAAGTGTTGCCGCTTCTGAGCGGCAGAGTGCGACTCATGGATGCTCAGTTCCGCGCCGGCGGCGCTTCGCTGGCGGAAGTACTGGAAGCCCGCCGCGCGCAGCTCAACGGAGAAATCGATCGGCTCAGCGCCGAGAAAACGCTGGCGTCCCGCTGGGCGGCGCTGCGCTATCAGATCCCGCAGGACATCACACAATGAAAATGACACAGACTCCCTTAACGCGGCTGCTGATCGCGGCCGTCGTCGTCGTCTCCCTCGCGGTCGGCTTCCTGGTCGGCCGCCTCTCGCCGTCGCCGGCCCCTGCTCCCGCGGCGGCGGCGTCCGACGGCAATAAAACGGAAACCAAAGTGCTGTATTGGTACGACCCGATGAACCCCGGCCAACGCTTCGACCGGCCGGGAAAATCGCCGTTCATGGATATGGATCTGGTCCCCCGCTATGCGAACGAGGCGGAGGAGGAGGACGGCGTGCGCATCAGCTCGCGTCAGCAGCAGAATCTCGGCGTCAGAACCGCGCCGGTCACGCGCAGGTCGCTGAGCGCGCCGCTCACCGCCTACGGCACGGTCGCCGCGGACGCGCGCGACATCATCGCCATTCCGGCGCGGGGAGACGGCCTGATTGAGAAACTGTATGTCAGCGCGCCTCAGCAGTTCGTCACTGAGGGCTCCCCGCTGGCGCAGCTATGGATCCCTGGGTGGACGGCGGCACAGCAGGAGTATCTGGCCGTCCGCCGGCTGGGCGATCCCGCGCTGACCGCCGCGGCGCGGCAGCGCCTGCGGCTGAAACTCATCCCGGAAGCGGTTATCCGCGACGTCGATCGCAGCGGCGAGCCGCAGACCCGCATCACGCTGCGCGCGCCGCACGACGGATACGCGACGCCGCAGGCGATCCGCGCAGGCTCATCGGTGAGCGCCACGCAGACGCTGTTCGATCTGACGAAACTCGATCGGGTGTGGATCATCGTCGACTATCCCGAACGCGAGGCCGGCGCGCTCGCCGTGGGCAGCCGCGTCGGCGCCGCCGCCGCCGGGTGGCCGGGCCGCGAGTTCACGGGCACGGTCAGCGCCCTGCTGCCCGACGTGGCGGCGTCCACCCGCACCCTGAAAGCTCGGGTGGAGGTCGATAATCCCGAGCGGCTTCTCAAACCCGGCATGTACCTGACGGTGAATATCGAACCGCCCGCCGCCCCGCCGCCGGTTCTCGCCATTCCGCAAGAAGCGCTGATCGCCACCGGCAGCCGCAGCCGCGTCATCGTCTCCGAGGGCGGCGGCTACTTTCGTCCCGTGGAGGTCGCCGCCGGCGTATCGGGCGACGGCTGGGTCGAGATCAGACAGGGCCTGAGCGAAGGCCAGCAGGTCGTCACCTCCGGCCAGTTCCTCATCGACTCCGAGGCCAGCCTGAAACAGGTTCTCCCGCAGATGACGGACCCGGCGCAGCCGCAGGCGGCCGCCTGGCGCGCGGAGGGCGTCGTCGAGGCGCTGACGGACGACGGCGTCACCCTGTCTCACGGCCCGGTCCCCGAACTGAAATGGGGCGCCATGACGATGGATTTTCGCGTCCCGGCGGCGCTGCGCGTCGCACTGCTTCCGGGCCAAAAGGTCCGCTTTACCTTCACGCTCGACGATGACGGGGCGCGCCTCGTCGCCGTCGAACCGATGGACTCATCGGAACTGGCCCCGGCGGGCCATGAGGAACGCCCATGATCGCCTATGTGATTCGCTGGTCGCTGCGCAACCGGCTGCTGGTTCTGCTCGCTGCGGTGATGTTGGCTGCGGGAGGGCTCTGGTCCGTACAGAAAATCCCGCTGGACGCGTTGCCCGACCTGTCCGACGTGCAGGTCATCGTCAAGGCGAGCTATCCCGGCAAAGCGCCGCAGGTGGTGGAAGATCAGGTCACCTGGCCGCTGACCACCACCCTGCTGTCGGTGCCCGGCGCCAGGACGGTACGCGGCTTCTCCATGTTCGGAGACGCCTACGTCTACGTGCTGTTCGAGGACGGCACCGATCCCTACTGGGCGCGTTCGCGGGTGCTGGAGTCGCTCAGTCAGACCCAGTCCGCCCTGCCGCCGCAGGCCCGCGTCTCGCTGGGACCGGACGCGACCGGCCTCGGCTGGATCTATGAGTACGCGCTCATCGACCGCAGCGGCCGCCATAGCCTGGGCGACCTGCGCGCCTTGCAGGACTGGTTCCTCAAATTCGAGCTGAAAACCGTCCCCAACGTCGCCGAAGTGGCGAGCGTCGGCGGGATGACGCGGCAGTATCAGATAGTCCTCGATCCGGCGCGGATGCGGGCGCTGAACGTGACGCACGAGGCCGTCGTCAGCGCGGTGCAAGACGCCAATCAGGAAAGCGGCGGCGGGGTGCTGGAGATGGGCGAAGCCGAATATATGGTGCGCGCCTCCGGCTACCTGAGGAACCTGGATGATTTCAAGAATATCGTCATCACCGCGCGCGACGGCGTACCGGTGCGGCTGTCGGACGTCGCCGACCTGCGCCGGGGGCCGGAGATGCGGCGCGGCGTCGCCGAGCTAAACGGCGAAGGCGAAGTGGCGGGCGGCATCATCATCATGCGTTCCGGCAGGAACGCGCTGGAGACGCTGCATGCGGTCAAAGCGCGGCTGGCGGAAGTGCGCAAGAGCCTGCCGTCGGGCGTGGAGATCGTGCCCGTCTACGATCGTTCGCCGTTGATCGAGCACGCCATCAAAACGCTGAGCGGCAAGCTGGCGGAAGAGTTTGTGGTGGTGGCGGCGGTGTGCGTGCTGTTCCTGTTTCACTTCCGCTCCGCGCTGGTGGCGCTGATCACGCTGCCGCTCGGTATTCTCGGGGCGTTTATCGTGATGCGCTATCAGGGCGTGAACGCCAACATCATGTCCCTCGGCGGGATTGCTATTGCGATCGGCGCGATGGTCGACGCCTCCATCGTTATGGTGGAGAACATGCACAAGACGCTGGAACAATGGCGGCGCGATCATCCGTCGCAAACCCCCTCCTCGACCGACTACTGGCGCATCACCGAAAAAGCCGCCGTGGAGATGGGGCCGGCGCTGTTCTGCAGCCTGCTGATCATCACGCTGTCATTTATCCCGGTGTTCTCGCTGCAGGCGCAGGAGGGAAAGATGTTCGCTCCGCTGGCGTTCACCAAAACCTATGCGATGGCGGCGGCGGCGGGTCTCGGCATTACGCTGGTGCCGGTGCTGATGGGCTATTTTATTCGCGGCAACATCCCGGACGAACGGGCCAACCCGCTAAACCGCTGGCTGATCCGCGCCTATACGCCGCTGCTGACGGCCGTACTGAAGCGGCCGAAAACGACGCTGTGCGCGGCGGCGCTGGCGATCCTGGCCACGCTGTATCCGCTGTCGCGCATGGGCAGCGAATTCATGCCCGCGTTGGATGAAGGCGACCTGCTGTATATGCCGTCGACGCTGCCGGGAATTTCCGTCAGCGAGGCCAGCCGTCTGTTACAGCAGACCGATCGCCTGATCGAAACG
It encodes:
- a CDS encoding efflux RND transporter permease subunit translates to MIAYVIRWSLRNRLLVLLAAVMLAAGGLWSVQKIPLDALPDLSDVQVIVKASYPGKAPQVVEDQVTWPLTTTLLSVPGARTVRGFSMFGDAYVYVLFEDGTDPYWARSRVLESLSQTQSALPPQARVSLGPDATGLGWIYEYALIDRSGRHSLGDLRALQDWFLKFELKTVPNVAEVASVGGMTRQYQIVLDPARMRALNVTHEAVVSAVQDANQESGGGVLEMGEAEYMVRASGYLRNLDDFKNIVITARDGVPVRLSDVADLRRGPEMRRGVAELNGEGEVAGGIIIMRSGRNALETLHAVKARLAEVRKSLPSGVEIVPVYDRSPLIEHAIKTLSGKLAEEFVVVAAVCVLFLFHFRSALVALITLPLGILGAFIVMRYQGVNANIMSLGGIAIAIGAMVDASIVMVENMHKTLEQWRRDHPSQTPSSTDYWRITEKAAVEMGPALFCSLLIITLSFIPVFSLQAQEGKMFAPLAFTKTYAMAAAAGLGITLVPVLMGYFIRGNIPDERANPLNRWLIRAYTPLLTAVLKRPKTTLCAAALAILATLYPLSRMGSEFMPALDEGDLLYMPSTLPGISVSEASRLLQQTDRLIETVPEVDTVFGKAGRADTATDPAPLTMLETVIRFKPRDQWRPGMTQDKLVNELDRVVNVPGIANIWVPPIRNRLDMLATGIKSPVGIKVNGSSIAQIAQAAAQIERAVRNVPGVTSALAEQLTGGRYVNIDIDRAKAARYGVSVRVLQSLVSALVGGETIAETIEGRARYPINLRYPREIRDSVEKLKALPVLTAGGGQVTLSELADIRITDGPPMLKSENARLSEWIYVDIHGRDLKSVVLDMQETVAREVRLPEGVSLSWSGQFEYLERAAERLKIVLPFTLAIIFILLYLTFHRIKDALLIMGTLPLSLIGGVWLLSLLGYHLSVAVAVGFIALAGVAAEFGVIMVLYLNHAIEKRGGANQALTETDLLAAIHEGAVLRVRPKAMTVATIMAGLLPVMWHSGTGSEVMQRIAAPMIGGMVTAPLLSMLVIPACYLLIHRRRR
- a CDS encoding efflux RND transporter periplasmic adaptor subunit, translating into MKMTQTPLTRLLIAAVVVVSLAVGFLVGRLSPSPAPAPAAAASDGNKTETKVLYWYDPMNPGQRFDRPGKSPFMDMDLVPRYANEAEEEDGVRISSRQQQNLGVRTAPVTRRSLSAPLTAYGTVAADARDIIAIPARGDGLIEKLYVSAPQQFVTEGSPLAQLWIPGWTAAQQEYLAVRRLGDPALTAAARQRLRLKLIPEAVIRDVDRSGEPQTRITLRAPHDGYATPQAIRAGSSVSATQTLFDLTKLDRVWIIVDYPEREAGALAVGSRVGAAAAGWPGREFTGTVSALLPDVAASTRTLKARVEVDNPERLLKPGMYLTVNIEPPAAPPPVLAIPQEALIATGSRSRVIVSEGGGYFRPVEVAAGVSGDGWVEIRQGLSEGQQVVTSGQFLIDSEASLKQVLPQMTDPAQPQAAAWRAEGVVEALTDDGVTLSHGPVPELKWGAMTMDFRVPAALRVALLPGQKVRFTFTLDDDGARLVAVEPMDSSELAPAGHEERP
- a CDS encoding TolC family protein; its protein translation is MFTQTLSAAGIALLLALGIGTTDAATLEQALAAAERYSAELSANQHQVSALSNMADAAMQLPDPKLKIGIENLPVSGGNAHRFTRSDMTMQRVGVMQDYVSHDKRERKAQTIRAEAAQVAAAKGVIRASLQQDTAQAWFELALAERTLAAVDRAIAQTERQLPAQTAGVGAGEATAAGVLDVRLTLSEMRSRRDNARSDIDAARARLRQLTGADIASATGAFPPIDRAPVDENVLLENVGLHPAVVQAAREAEVAGAKSAESAVAARSDVGVEVYFAKRADGLENMGGVMLTVDLPLFTSQRQDKAHAADISRAYEANDQLQLQKRAQRAQIATLFSQYRAAKSIFERQTGEVLPLLSGRVRLMDAQFRAGGASLAEVLEARRAQLNGEIDRLSAEKTLASRWAALRYQIPQDITQ